In one window of Leptospira sp. WS92.C1 DNA:
- a CDS encoding DUF1564 family protein: MNGKNTKFDKFSHTRRLQNDAYRKRNRFTADLYVPFELYSYTLSRIRKNKNLSIYLERLLKNYNIEILKNTKPYKYERTSYQSKFQHLKRLSFRPQSQDWAELRSVSRYLGISMCKAFVLLLELERRNTQENGNLSKKRSNPRCYRIINLIQKISPKKDQIVFELIVDW, from the coding sequence ATGAACGGGAAAAATACGAAATTCGATAAATTCTCTCATACACGTAGACTTCAGAATGATGCCTATCGAAAAAGAAATAGGTTCACCGCGGATCTTTATGTTCCATTTGAACTTTATTCTTATACGCTATCGAGAATCAGGAAGAATAAAAATTTATCTATCTATTTAGAACGATTACTCAAAAATTATAATATTGAAATTTTAAAGAATACGAAACCTTACAAATATGAGAGAACTTCTTATCAATCTAAGTTTCAACACTTGAAGAGATTGTCATTTCGACCTCAAAGCCAGGATTGGGCAGAACTACGATCCGTTTCTCGTTATTTGGGAATCTCAATGTGTAAAGCTTTCGTGTTACTTTTAGAGTTAGAGAGAAGAAATACTCAAGAGAATGGCAATTTATCAAAAAAACGAAGTAATCCAAGATGTTATCGCATAATAAATTTAATCCAAAAGATTTCTCCAAAAAAAGATCAAATAGTATTCGAATTGATTGTCGATTGGTAA
- a CDS encoding TetR/AcrR family transcriptional regulator, which yields MLSKDGSPLYPLNRDYKNSRERILEGAAIAFSRKGFHGTSLREISKECGLEQPSIYHHFHSKENLFRKALVATHLLILNEIRRRVIRDQGLNMEIISIFKAIAETAKEYHDKARLPFSLIYSAPVNLQNEYTERYGSQYRKLLEVAFQRNEKVTKEAEKLSLCVDLLHSLVLACSVDALYIDRVQGLEKRVELILGI from the coding sequence GTGTTAAGTAAAGACGGAAGTCCCTTGTATCCTTTAAATAGGGACTATAAAAATTCTCGAGAAAGAATTTTAGAAGGTGCAGCGATCGCCTTTTCAAGAAAAGGTTTTCATGGAACCTCCTTAAGAGAAATCAGCAAGGAATGCGGTTTGGAACAACCTAGCATTTATCACCACTTTCATTCCAAAGAAAATCTATTTAGAAAGGCATTAGTCGCAACTCATTTACTCATTTTAAATGAGATACGAAGAAGAGTCATTCGCGACCAAGGTTTAAATATGGAAATCATTTCCATTTTCAAAGCGATTGCAGAAACAGCAAAAGAATATCATGATAAAGCAAGACTTCCCTTCAGTCTGATTTATTCCGCTCCGGTGAATTTACAAAATGAATACACCGAGAGATACGGAAGTCAGTACCGTAAATTGTTGGAGGTTGCTTTTCAAAGAAATGAAAAAGTCACAAAAGAAGCTGAAAAACTTTCACTTTGTGTCGATCTCTTGCATAGCCTTGTACTTGCTTGTTCCGTCGATGCTTTGTATATCGATCGAGTTCAGGGACTTGAGAAAAGAGTGGAATTGATTTTGGGGATTTAG
- a CDS encoding flagellar motor protein MotB, with the protein MPFKTAIALILFFSFGNCVSNSKYDSLLKSYEESKLENQRILGEKEGLYKSLEELKRIQEETEQRIREYKGLMETFRSMIDSGKLKIKIIDGRMVVVLSSDILFPVGSAFLSASGTSAIREVTTLLASLEGKRFQIEGHTDDTPTGIKGYTNWELASSRALNVLHTMVKAGMPEVRISAASMGASRPAVPNISPENRSANRRIEIVIVPDLSNLPGMEELKKYSN; encoded by the coding sequence ATGCCATTTAAAACCGCAATCGCTCTGATTCTTTTTTTCTCTTTTGGTAATTGTGTTTCCAATTCAAAGTATGATTCTCTTCTCAAATCCTATGAAGAATCAAAACTGGAAAATCAGAGAATTTTAGGTGAAAAGGAAGGACTTTACAAATCCTTAGAAGAACTCAAACGAATTCAGGAAGAAACGGAACAAAGGATTCGCGAATATAAAGGACTCATGGAAACGTTTCGTTCTATGATCGATTCGGGTAAACTCAAGATTAAAATCATCGATGGGAGAATGGTGGTCGTTCTTTCCTCCGATATTTTGTTTCCAGTTGGCTCCGCATTTCTTTCCGCATCGGGAACGTCCGCGATTCGGGAAGTGACTACTCTTCTTGCGTCTTTAGAGGGAAAACGATTTCAAATTGAAGGGCATACCGATGATACGCCGACCGGTATCAAAGGTTATACAAACTGGGAATTGGCTTCCTCCCGCGCTCTCAATGTATTACACACGATGGTAAAAGCGGGAATGCCCGAGGTTAGAATCAGTGCCGCGAGTATGGGTGCTTCCAGACCAGCGGTTCCGAATATCTCTCCTGAAAATCGATCCGCAAATCGTAGAATTGAAATCGTGATTGTTCCCGATCTCAGTAATCTTCCCGGAATGGAAGAATTGAAAAAATATTCAAACTAG
- a CDS encoding MauE/DoxX family redox-associated membrane protein — protein sequence MPEASTLSLYTMAILYIIAGILHFVSPKFYLRIMPPYIPYPKLVVYISGLFEIGLGAMLLLPDTRQLGAWGIILLLIAVFPANLYHYQSCRKTDPPKWALFIRLPLQLLLIYWAYTFT from the coding sequence ATGCCCGAAGCGTCTACTCTTAGTCTTTATACGATGGCTATTCTTTATATCATCGCGGGAATACTTCATTTTGTATCGCCAAAATTTTATCTTAGAATCATGCCGCCTTATATTCCTTATCCCAAGTTAGTGGTTTATATCAGCGGTCTGTTTGAAATTGGATTGGGTGCTATGTTGCTTCTTCCGGATACGAGACAACTCGGCGCCTGGGGAATCATCTTACTTTTGATTGCGGTATTTCCCGCAAATTTATACCACTATCAATCGTGTAGAAAAACGGATCCGCCAAAATGGGCGCTTTTTATCAGACTTCCGCTCCAGCTTTTGTTAATCTACTGGGCGTATACGTTTACCTAA
- a CDS encoding YfeK family protein → MKQQILLLIAFLFSLSIGSEESTEFRKDLNLLMNSLESCQCKFIRNGAEHDPKEAREHMERKLNAVNGKIQTIPDFIENIGSKSSITGKPYLVKLSDGKTKEAAVWLKEKWEELSKVKNFPQKPSKKAK, encoded by the coding sequence ATGAAACAACAGATACTATTACTGATCGCATTCTTATTCTCCTTATCGATCGGATCGGAAGAATCTACCGAGTTTCGAAAGGATTTAAATTTACTGATGAACTCATTGGAATCCTGTCAGTGTAAGTTTATCAGAAACGGAGCCGAACACGATCCCAAAGAAGCAAGAGAACATATGGAACGAAAACTCAATGCGGTGAACGGAAAAATTCAAACGATTCCCGATTTTATCGAGAACATCGGCTCTAAGTCGAGTATAACCGGAAAACCGTATCTTGTAAAACTTTCGGATGGTAAAACCAAGGAAGCGGCGGTTTGGCTCAAAGAAAAATGGGAAGAACTTTCCAAGGTGAAAAATTTCCCGCAAAAACCTTCTAAAAAAGCAAAATAA
- a CDS encoding 2-hydroxychromene-2-carboxylate isomerase → MQQIEFFFEFASTYSYLSVMRIESLLRDSKIQILWKPFLLGPIFKKQGWNDSPFNLFPAKGKYMWKDLQRRAKKYGIPFSIPSQFPRNGLLASRITIANLEKSWISTFIRETFQANFAKDLDIANPEVLRSILIGIGLDADPILENSGKQEVKDLLRKQTEKAFELGIFGAPSFIIGNELFWGDDRLKDAILELKRNLQ, encoded by the coding sequence ATGCAACAAATTGAATTCTTTTTTGAATTTGCGAGCACCTATTCTTATCTTTCGGTCATGAGAATCGAAAGTTTACTCCGCGATTCTAAAATTCAAATCCTATGGAAACCGTTTCTGCTCGGACCGATTTTTAAGAAACAAGGTTGGAACGATTCTCCTTTCAATCTATTTCCTGCAAAGGGAAAGTATATGTGGAAGGATCTGCAAAGAAGAGCAAAAAAATACGGGATCCCGTTTTCCATCCCGTCTCAATTTCCAAGAAACGGACTCTTGGCTTCCAGAATCACAATTGCAAACTTGGAAAAATCCTGGATTTCCACATTCATTCGTGAAACCTTTCAAGCAAACTTTGCAAAAGATCTTGATATCGCAAACCCGGAAGTATTACGTTCCATCTTGATCGGCATCGGACTCGACGCAGATCCAATTCTGGAAAACTCGGGCAAACAAGAAGTAAAAGATCTTCTTCGTAAACAAACCGAAAAAGCTTTTGAACTTGGAATTTTCGGAGCCCCTAGTTTTATCATAGGAAACGAACTCTTCTGGGGAGACGATCGACTCAAAGACGCGATCTTAGAATTGAAACGGAATCTACAATAA
- a CDS encoding PHB depolymerase family esterase, translating into MKRIASYDSMTFIVTIFLLSSNCGWILRNNLKSFKEAQLETLDVNEKTRTYLLHVPKAQENHSAKLPLVLVLHGRLGNGEIMMNDSGFNEIADREGFIVVYPNGIQKSWADGRGATPADLEQIDDVQFLEKLIQHLLNLFPIAADRVFIVGHSNGGFMTQRMLVEKSKLFKAGASVSSQLSEFVLRKDQPTEKVSVAFLAGTEDPTVPYYGGYVRDGGEILSVEDSVNRWLQWNSCSKASQTKTRDDKDDATKLEIVSYDTCKEKTSVRLYKIVGGGHNWPGRDRKIPFSSLGNPTSELNAAEEIWQFFKTKLQP; encoded by the coding sequence ATGAAACGGATCGCATCTTACGATTCCATGACTTTTATCGTAACCATATTTTTATTGAGTTCGAACTGCGGATGGATTTTACGAAACAATTTGAAATCTTTCAAAGAAGCTCAATTGGAAACTCTGGACGTAAACGAAAAAACAAGAACGTATTTGCTCCATGTTCCCAAGGCTCAGGAGAATCACTCCGCCAAACTACCGTTAGTTCTTGTATTACACGGACGTTTGGGAAACGGAGAGATCATGATGAATGATTCCGGTTTTAACGAGATAGCAGACCGGGAAGGATTTATAGTCGTTTATCCGAACGGAATCCAGAAAAGCTGGGCCGACGGTCGAGGAGCGACTCCGGCGGATCTGGAACAAATCGACGACGTCCAATTTTTAGAAAAACTCATTCAACATCTTTTAAACTTATTTCCGATCGCAGCCGATCGAGTTTTTATCGTCGGACATTCCAACGGAGGCTTTATGACCCAAAGAATGTTGGTCGAAAAATCAAAGTTATTCAAGGCCGGAGCAAGCGTATCTTCTCAACTTTCCGAATTTGTTCTTAGAAAAGATCAGCCGACAGAAAAGGTTTCCGTTGCATTTTTAGCGGGAACCGAAGATCCAACCGTTCCTTATTACGGAGGTTATGTCAGAGACGGCGGTGAAATTTTAAGCGTGGAAGATTCAGTAAACAGATGGCTGCAGTGGAATTCCTGTTCTAAAGCCTCTCAAACAAAAACGAGAGATGACAAAGACGATGCCACAAAATTAGAAATCGTTTCATACGATACCTGCAAAGAAAAAACTTCCGTTCGCCTTTATAAAATTGTCGGCGGAGGACACAACTGGCCGGGAAGAGATCGAAAAATTCCGTTCTCTTCCCTGGGAAATCCCACATCGGAATTGAACGCGGCTGAGGAAATTTGGCAATTTTTTAAAACAAAATTGCAACCCTGA